From Candidatus Effluviviaceae Genus I sp., the proteins below share one genomic window:
- a CDS encoding uracil-DNA glycosylase has product MFTEPSPLERCAALDEVERLASACDRCELARTRTKVVFGVGNPHARLMFIGEAPGHDEDVQGIPFVGRAGQLLNKILDAAGIARDDVYIGNIIKCRPPNNRTPLTSEIDACSPYLVKQLELIKPRVVCALGLPATTTLLGLKGSMGSMRGKIYRYGDIRVIPTYHPAAALRDPNYKRPMWDDFLIVKREYERA; this is encoded by the coding sequence ATGTTCACCGAGCCGTCGCCGCTCGAGCGGTGCGCGGCGCTGGACGAGGTCGAGCGGCTCGCGTCGGCATGCGACAGGTGCGAGCTCGCGCGGACCCGGACGAAGGTCGTCTTCGGCGTCGGGAACCCGCACGCGCGGCTCATGTTCATCGGCGAGGCGCCGGGCCACGACGAGGACGTGCAGGGCATCCCGTTCGTCGGCCGCGCGGGGCAACTGCTCAACAAGATCCTCGACGCGGCGGGCATCGCGCGCGACGACGTGTACATCGGCAACATCATCAAGTGCCGTCCGCCGAACAACAGGACGCCGCTCACGAGCGAGATCGACGCGTGCTCGCCGTACCTCGTGAAGCAGCTCGAGCTCATCAAGCCGAGGGTCGTCTGCGCGCTCGGGCTGCCCGCGACCACGACGCTCCTCGGGCTCAAGGGCTCGATGGGCAGCATGCGCGGGAAGATCTACCGATATGGCGACATCCGGGTCATCCCGACGTATCATCCCGCGGCGGCGCTGCGCGACCCGAACTACAAGCGGCCGATGTGGGACGACTTCCTCATCGTGAAGAGGGAGTACGAGAGAGCGTGA